Proteins co-encoded in one Pelobates fuscus isolate aPelFus1 chromosome 5, aPelFus1.pri, whole genome shotgun sequence genomic window:
- the PNP gene encoding purine nucleoside phosphorylase isoform X1, producing MSPPAPGTEIQDSRSREEKRTGYTYEEYKQTADWLLSNTDHRPTVAIVCGSGLGGLGELLKDQVAFHYSDIPNFPQSTVPGHAGRLIFGKLNGKSCVCMQGRFHFYEGYPLWKVTFPIRVFRLIGVESLIVTNAAGGLNEDYKVGDIMVIKDHINIPGFAGNNPLSGPNEDRFGPRFPPMSNGYDKELRKLLLDIGRELGFTEKLKEGVYCGIGGPNFETIAECRFLNRLGADAVGMSTVHEVVVARHCGLQVLGLSLITNKAVMDYESEMTANHEEVLQAGKDSAKYMEKLVSALVQRMELNNNLI from the exons ATGTCACCTCCAGCCCCGGGCACTGAAATACAGGACTCTAGGAGCAGAGAGGAGAAACGCACAGG gtacacTTATGAAGAATACAAACAGACTGCAGACTGGCTGCTGTCAAACACAGATCATCGCCCCACTGTAGCCATTGTTTGTGGATCTGGCCTTGGGGGACTTGGTGAACTCCTAAAGGACCAAGTGGCTTTCCATTATTCTGACATCCCTAACTTCCCACAGAGCACAG TTCCTGGTCACGCTGGTCGCCTAATATTCGGCAAATTGAATGGGAAGTCATGTGTTTGCATGCAAGGCCGCTTCCATTTTTATGAAGGCTACCCATTGTGGAAG GTGACATTCCCCATTCGTGTTTTCCGTCTCATTGGAGTTGAATCTCTTATTGTCACAAATGCTGCTGGGGGATTGAATGAAGACTACAAAGTGGGTGACATCATGGTGATAAAGGACCACATTAATATCCCTGGGTTTGCAGGAAATAATCCTTTGTCTGGCCCCAATGAGGACAG ATTTGGACCCCGTTTTCCCCCCATGTCAAATGGATATGATAAAGAGTTGAGGAAGTTGCTGTTAGACATTGGCAGAGAGTTGGGTTTCACTGAGAAGCTGAAAGAGGGAGTCTACTGTGGAATTGGGGGGCCCAATTTTGAGACAATTGCTGAATGTCGATTCCTAAACCGTTTGGGAGCAGATGCTGTTG GGATGAGTACGGTCCACGAGGTAGTCGTTGCTCGACATTGTGGCCTGCAGGTCTTGGGCCTGTCTCTTATTACAAACAAGGCTGTGATGGACTACGAAAGTGAGATGACTGCCAACCATGAGGAAGTGCTCCAGGCTGGCAAGGACAGTGCCAAGTACATGGAGAAACTAGTATCAGCCCTTGTCCAGCGCATGGAGTTGAACAATAACCTGATCTAG
- the PNP gene encoding purine nucleoside phosphorylase isoform X2 yields MAQSTEDSRYTYEEYKQTADWLLSNTDHRPTVAIVCGSGLGGLGELLKDQVAFHYSDIPNFPQSTVPGHAGRLIFGKLNGKSCVCMQGRFHFYEGYPLWKVTFPIRVFRLIGVESLIVTNAAGGLNEDYKVGDIMVIKDHINIPGFAGNNPLSGPNEDRFGPRFPPMSNGYDKELRKLLLDIGRELGFTEKLKEGVYCGIGGPNFETIAECRFLNRLGADAVGMSTVHEVVVARHCGLQVLGLSLITNKAVMDYESEMTANHEEVLQAGKDSAKYMEKLVSALVQRMELNNNLI; encoded by the exons gtacacTTATGAAGAATACAAACAGACTGCAGACTGGCTGCTGTCAAACACAGATCATCGCCCCACTGTAGCCATTGTTTGTGGATCTGGCCTTGGGGGACTTGGTGAACTCCTAAAGGACCAAGTGGCTTTCCATTATTCTGACATCCCTAACTTCCCACAGAGCACAG TTCCTGGTCACGCTGGTCGCCTAATATTCGGCAAATTGAATGGGAAGTCATGTGTTTGCATGCAAGGCCGCTTCCATTTTTATGAAGGCTACCCATTGTGGAAG GTGACATTCCCCATTCGTGTTTTCCGTCTCATTGGAGTTGAATCTCTTATTGTCACAAATGCTGCTGGGGGATTGAATGAAGACTACAAAGTGGGTGACATCATGGTGATAAAGGACCACATTAATATCCCTGGGTTTGCAGGAAATAATCCTTTGTCTGGCCCCAATGAGGACAG ATTTGGACCCCGTTTTCCCCCCATGTCAAATGGATATGATAAAGAGTTGAGGAAGTTGCTGTTAGACATTGGCAGAGAGTTGGGTTTCACTGAGAAGCTGAAAGAGGGAGTCTACTGTGGAATTGGGGGGCCCAATTTTGAGACAATTGCTGAATGTCGATTCCTAAACCGTTTGGGAGCAGATGCTGTTG GGATGAGTACGGTCCACGAGGTAGTCGTTGCTCGACATTGTGGCCTGCAGGTCTTGGGCCTGTCTCTTATTACAAACAAGGCTGTGATGGACTACGAAAGTGAGATGACTGCCAACCATGAGGAAGTGCTCCAGGCTGGCAAGGACAGTGCCAAGTACATGGAGAAACTAGTATCAGCCCTTGTCCAGCGCATGGAGTTGAACAATAACCTGATCTAG